A genomic window from Rhizobium sp. EC-SD404 includes:
- the rpmG gene encoding 50S ribosomal protein L33 — MAKATTIKIKLLSTADTGFFYVTKKNSRTMTDKMNKTKYDPIARKHVEFKETKIK; from the coding sequence ATGGCCAAGGCAACCACAATCAAGATCAAGCTGCTTTCGACGGCAGACACCGGCTTCTTCTACGTCACGAAGAAGAACAGCCGCACCATGACCGACAAGATGAACAAGACGAAGTACGACCCGATTGCGCGCAAGCACGTCGAGTTCAAGGAAACGAAGATCAAGTAA